A genomic window from Corynebacterium fournieri includes:
- a CDS encoding ABC transporter permease has translation MRDDRLKTRTGFARLIRRPEFASLLGFIAIFVFFLSVAPAFRSFEALATTLYASSTLGIVALAVGMLMIGGEFDLSSGVAVTTAALAATMLNYNLHLNSWVGAFLALGISLAIGALNGFLVTRTGIDSFLITLAAFLMLQGLNLAVTKLVTGQVATPTIADMEGFPSAHAVFAGEFHIGNVRISVTVLWWIFFVAVASFVLFRTKLGGWITAVGGNADAARAVGVPVRRVKILLFMGIGFAAWFVGMHTLFAFDSIQAGQGVGNEFLYIIAAVIGGCAMTGGRGTAVGTAIGALIFGMTNQGIVYAGWNPDWFKFFLGATLLVAVLANTSFAKYTKGR, from the coding sequence ATGAGGGACGACCGCCTGAAAACCCGCACCGGGTTCGCGCGCCTGATCCGCCGCCCGGAGTTTGCCAGCCTCCTCGGCTTCATCGCTATCTTTGTCTTCTTCCTCTCCGTGGCGCCGGCGTTTCGCTCCTTTGAGGCGCTGGCCACCACGCTGTACGCCAGCTCCACCCTGGGCATCGTGGCGCTTGCGGTGGGCATGCTCATGATCGGCGGGGAGTTCGACCTCTCCTCCGGTGTCGCCGTGACCACCGCCGCGCTGGCCGCGACGATGCTGAACTACAACCTGCACCTGAACTCGTGGGTGGGCGCGTTCCTCGCGCTGGGGATCTCGCTGGCCATCGGCGCGCTCAACGGCTTTTTGGTCACGCGCACCGGCATCGATTCCTTCCTGATCACCCTGGCGGCCTTCCTCATGCTCCAAGGCTTGAACCTGGCGGTGACGAAGCTGGTCACCGGCCAGGTGGCCACCCCCACCATCGCGGACATGGAGGGCTTCCCGTCCGCCCACGCCGTGTTCGCCGGCGAGTTCCACATCGGCAACGTGCGCATCTCGGTGACCGTCCTGTGGTGGATCTTCTTCGTCGCCGTGGCATCGTTCGTGCTGTTCCGCACCAAGCTCGGCGGCTGGATCACCGCGGTCGGCGGCAACGCCGACGCCGCCCGCGCCGTCGGCGTGCCGGTGCGCCGCGTGAAGATTCTGCTGTTCATGGGCATCGGCTTCGCCGCGTGGTTCGTCGGCATGCACACCCTGTTCGCCTTCGACTCCATCCAGGCCGGCCAGGGCGTGGGCAACGAATTTCTCTACATCATCGCCGCGGTCATCGGCGGCTGCGCCATGACGGGCGGGCGCGGCACCGCCGTCGGCACCGCCATCGGCGCGCTGATCTTCGGCATGACCAACCAGGGCATCGTCTACGCCGGCTGGAACCCGGACTGGTTCAAGTTCTTCCTCGGCGCGACACTGCTGGTGGCGGTGCTCGCCAACACCTCCTTCGCTAAATACACCAAGGGGCGCTAA
- a CDS encoding cytochrome c biogenesis protein ResB, which translates to MRTASTWLKKAWHWLTSMRTALMLLFVLAVASIPGALLPQRTVSSSLVDDYLKANPTTGPIYDKLQLFDVFQSTWFLAIIVLLTISLVGCIIPRSIDHWRAYTAKPTRAPKYLGRMPHHVEGTVEGAPEDVEKRLRAQLKRWHVATYEPDEDRAGAYSISAERGYTRELMNLIFHIGIVAMILTFIAGRMVFYEGQAIVVTNSKAESAVPVEQSRVFCNTSPANFDVFRAGPLFDGTGLTPFCFEAQNFQATYLNNGQASEFSSDITYTDDISTPQDQWKPTSLSVNHPLRINGDRVYLQGHGFAPQVTITWPNGETRTQMVQFRPTDVFSFLSSGVMRFDPPAGMYPDLAERRKHQIAVEGNFAPTARWTGLNGDQLQSDFPAMDDPAISADVYVGDAGLDTGRPQNIFVLDQSLVADGRLQKVSRVGLTPGSEATVDTGDGEVKVRFDGAAEYANYQISRDPTQVAALLSSVVMLLALAGSLAIKRRRIWVRLRPRSSDVGEEVTQVEIAGLARTDRAGWGREFDNIAAAILGAEHSDEDGEEGEFDPYDL; encoded by the coding sequence ATGCGCACCGCTTCGACTTGGCTGAAAAAGGCGTGGCACTGGCTCACCAGCATGCGCACCGCCTTGATGCTGCTGTTCGTGCTGGCCGTGGCGTCCATCCCGGGCGCATTGTTGCCGCAGCGCACCGTGTCGTCCTCGCTGGTGGACGACTACCTCAAGGCCAACCCCACCACCGGCCCGATCTACGACAAGCTGCAGCTTTTCGACGTCTTCCAGTCCACGTGGTTCCTCGCCATCATCGTGCTTCTGACCATCTCCCTGGTCGGCTGCATCATCCCGCGCTCCATCGACCACTGGCGCGCCTACACCGCCAAGCCGACCCGTGCGCCGAAGTACTTAGGCCGCATGCCGCACCACGTGGAAGGCACGGTGGAGGGTGCGCCGGAGGACGTCGAGAAGCGGCTGCGCGCGCAGCTGAAGCGCTGGCATGTGGCCACCTACGAGCCGGACGAGGACCGCGCCGGGGCGTACTCCATTTCGGCGGAGCGCGGATACACGCGCGAGCTGATGAACCTGATCTTCCACATCGGCATCGTCGCGATGATCCTGACGTTCATCGCCGGCCGCATGGTCTTTTACGAAGGTCAAGCCATCGTGGTGACCAACTCCAAGGCTGAATCGGCGGTGCCGGTGGAGCAGTCCCGCGTGTTCTGCAACACCTCCCCGGCCAACTTCGATGTCTTCCGCGCCGGACCGCTTTTCGACGGCACCGGCCTGACCCCCTTCTGCTTCGAGGCACAGAACTTCCAGGCCACCTACCTCAACAACGGCCAGGCCAGCGAGTTCTCCTCCGACATCACCTACACCGACGACATTTCCACCCCGCAAGATCAGTGGAAGCCGACGAGCCTGTCGGTCAACCATCCGCTGCGCATCAACGGCGACCGCGTCTACCTGCAAGGCCACGGTTTCGCCCCGCAGGTGACCATCACCTGGCCGAACGGGGAAACCCGCACGCAGATGGTGCAGTTTCGCCCCACCGACGTGTTTTCCTTCCTCTCTTCCGGCGTGATGCGCTTCGACCCGCCAGCCGGCATGTACCCGGACTTGGCGGAGCGGCGCAAGCACCAGATCGCCGTGGAGGGCAACTTCGCGCCCACCGCCCGCTGGACCGGTCTTAACGGCGACCAGCTGCAGTCCGACTTCCCCGCCATGGATGACCCGGCGATCTCCGCGGATGTCTACGTCGGCGACGCCGGCCTGGACACCGGCCGCCCGCAAAACATCTTCGTGCTGGACCAGTCCCTGGTGGCGGACGGGCGGCTGCAAAAGGTCAGCCGCGTGGGGCTCACCCCCGGCTCCGAAGCGACCGTGGACACCGGCGACGGCGAGGTCAAGGTGCGCTTCGATGGCGCCGCCGAGTACGCCAACTACCAGATCTCCCGTGATCCGACGCAGGTGGCCGCGCTGCTGTCGTCTGTGGTGATGCTGCTCGCGCTCGCCGGATCGCTGGCGATTAAGCGCCGCCGCATCTGGGTGCGCCTACGTCCTCGTTCCTCGGACGTAGGGGAAGAAGTCACCCAAGTGGAGATCGCGGGGTTGGCGCGCACCGACCGCGCCGGATGGGGCCGCGAATTCGACAACATCGCCGCCGCGATCCTCGGCGCCGAACACTCCGACGAGGACGGCGAAGAGGGGGAGTTCGACCCCTATGACCTTTGA
- a CDS encoding DDE-type integrase/transposase/recombinase has protein sequence MVVATAVRRLRDVGYQVTRCCAYYGLKYNTYKSACKRLKHPLVDRKGQAKAMVTAACEGNRMVYGYRRVSEVCKANGLSLGEKSIRTIMREEHLQPKMKRTKRYSSYKGETAHRPANRCLVGDIDTVTKNGTHVSQRYRSQAHRRRQAGRKDLVHDFYADAPNQRLGTDITAFQCADGKVFFSPLIDFHDNMPIAYTCATRPAALLTNTMLEAGLEQIQPGQRPELHTDRGWHYRHIDWVDRLTDISHDRQQCTHCTEENPCDNAWLMVPSLSRLGNSGDNARVEGFFGTIKRELHASGIRPEKHTTEEFMKYLDDYLDWFVFGRLTTGPDGQYTTLAKQRNIAKTT, from the coding sequence GTGGTCGTCGCTACGGCTGTCAGACGACTCCGGGACGTCGGATACCAAGTAACGCGTTGCTGCGCCTACTACGGATTGAAGTACAACACCTACAAGTCGGCATGCAAGCGGTTAAAACACCCTCTAGTCGACCGAAAAGGCCAGGCCAAGGCAATGGTTACCGCCGCCTGTGAGGGCAACCGCATGGTCTACGGCTACCGCCGCGTGAGTGAAGTGTGCAAAGCGAACGGTCTGTCGCTGGGGGAAAAATCGATTCGCACGATCATGCGCGAAGAACACCTGCAGCCGAAGATGAAACGCACGAAGCGCTACAGCTCGTACAAGGGCGAAACTGCGCATCGCCCAGCAAATCGATGTCTGGTTGGAGACATCGACACTGTCACCAAAAATGGCACCCACGTCTCGCAAAGATATCGTTCGCAGGCGCATCGTCGCAGGCAGGCGGGCAGGAAGGATCTGGTACACGATTTCTATGCCGATGCGCCAAATCAAAGACTCGGCACCGACATCACCGCGTTTCAATGCGCTGACGGCAAAGTCTTTTTTAGCCCGCTGATCGACTTCCACGACAACATGCCCATCGCGTACACCTGCGCAACGCGACCAGCGGCGTTGCTGACCAACACGATGCTTGAAGCTGGGCTCGAGCAAATACAACCAGGACAACGCCCCGAACTGCACACCGACCGTGGCTGGCACTACCGCCACATCGATTGGGTTGACCGACTGACTGATATCAGTCACGACAGGCAACAATGCACACATTGCACAGAGGAGAACCCGTGCGATAACGCCTGGTTGATGGTGCCGTCCCTATCCCGGCTCGGCAACAGCGGCGACAACGCCCGAGTAGAAGGGTTCTTCGGCACCATCAAGCGCGAACTTCACGCCAGTGGAATTCGCCCCGAAAAGCACACAACCGAGGAGTTTATGAAGTATCTTGACGATTATCTGGACTGGTTCGTCTTTGGCAGACTCACCACCGGACCAGACGGGCAATACACAACCCTGGCTAAACAACGAAACATAGCCAAAACCACCTAG
- a CDS encoding substrate-binding domain-containing protein: MRKARKTVAAALLTVAAVLGGCSSTGGAPRNEDGGGTAGGVDTPRYVVAMVTHGAPGDTYWDLVRKGAEDAAKKDNIELRYSSDPQAPNQANLVRSAVDAGVDGIAVTMPNAEAIGPAARDAVDHGIPVVGLNAGMTAYQDYGLTGFFGQDETVAGRAAGERLKEEGKKKVLCVIHEQGNSSQEARCAGVRDGLGGDSNAVELLYVNGQDLTAVQSTITSKLSQDRSFDTVFALQAPVAMRAVESVNQSGAKAQVSTFDTNAELVGAIADGRVAWAVDQQPYLQGYLAVDSLWIAKRNGGTLGGGRPVYTGPSFVDASNVDKVEEAAKAGMR, translated from the coding sequence ATGAGGAAGGCACGGAAAACTGTGGCAGCCGCGCTACTGACGGTGGCAGCGGTGTTGGGCGGATGCTCGTCGACAGGCGGAGCCCCCCGCAACGAAGACGGCGGCGGCACGGCGGGCGGCGTGGACACCCCGCGGTACGTGGTGGCGATGGTCACCCACGGCGCGCCCGGCGACACCTACTGGGACCTCGTGCGCAAGGGCGCCGAGGACGCCGCGAAGAAGGACAACATCGAGCTGCGCTACTCATCCGACCCGCAGGCGCCCAACCAGGCGAACCTCGTGCGCTCCGCGGTGGACGCGGGCGTGGACGGCATCGCCGTGACCATGCCGAATGCGGAGGCGATCGGCCCAGCGGCGCGCGACGCCGTGGACCACGGCATCCCCGTGGTCGGCCTGAACGCCGGCATGACCGCGTACCAGGACTACGGGTTGACCGGCTTCTTCGGCCAGGACGAGACCGTGGCCGGCCGCGCCGCCGGCGAGCGCCTCAAGGAGGAAGGCAAGAAGAAGGTGCTGTGCGTGATCCACGAGCAGGGCAACTCCTCGCAGGAGGCGCGCTGCGCCGGTGTGCGCGACGGCCTCGGCGGCGACTCAAACGCGGTGGAGCTGCTGTACGTCAACGGCCAGGACCTCACCGCCGTGCAGTCCACCATCACCTCGAAGCTTTCCCAGGACCGCTCCTTCGACACCGTGTTTGCGCTGCAGGCGCCGGTGGCGATGCGCGCCGTGGAATCCGTGAACCAGTCCGGCGCGAAGGCACAGGTGTCCACCTTCGACACCAACGCGGAGCTCGTTGGCGCCATCGCGGACGGGCGCGTGGCGTGGGCCGTGGACCAGCAGCCGTACCTGCAGGGCTACCTGGCGGTGGACTCGCTGTGGATTGCAAAACGCAACGGCGGCACCCTCGGCGGCGGGCGCCCCGTCTACACGGGCCCGAGCTTCGTGGACGCAAGCAACGTGGACAAGGTCGAAGAGGCCGCGAAGGCGGGCATGCGATGA
- a CDS encoding ABC-F family ATP-binding cassette domain-containing protein, whose translation MPITPTLRSCVWNGTPRGPVAHIRAESIHITLGDRHLLNGLDVTVSAGSRLAIVGDNGRGKTTLLHILAGLLTPDSGVVTQMGSLVLVKQDMPTEGNRTVGDLIAEATAPSRAALEALDVASAALAAGNDAADAYSAALETATLLDAWDAERRVDIALAGLDACSDRARILSTLSVGQRYRVRLAVALGSTPDLLLLDEPTNHLDAAGLSFLTERLRDHPGGLALVSHDRALLRDVATTFLDLDPTRDGVPRTYSGGYQGWIEGRRRERLVWEQDHAAQVARHNELTRAAAEARSRLSQGGWRPDKGTGKHQRATRAAGVVQAFNRRIEDLKRHEIDVPAPPLRLAWPASTTRAGQSIMNATEVTVKDRLDTPVSVDVNGGDRLVVTGPNGAGKSTLLAVLAQRLAPTTGHVRVNPRARITLLSQEVSDWDHSSPAHEVYEAYLTKLGRRSQAPTLGSLGLLEASATNTPVGRLSQGQQRRLHLAMCLAQDPDLLLLDEPTNHLSSNLVDDITTELQQASCAVIVATHDRQMLHDFSDWPHLNLDLKDMP comes from the coding sequence ATGCCAATCACACCAACCTTGCGGTCATGTGTGTGGAACGGAACGCCCCGCGGGCCAGTCGCACACATCCGTGCCGAATCAATCCACATCACCTTGGGAGACAGGCACCTCCTGAACGGGCTGGATGTCACCGTCTCCGCCGGCTCACGCCTGGCGATCGTCGGCGACAACGGCCGTGGTAAGACCACCTTGCTCCATATCTTGGCGGGGCTCCTGACCCCTGACTCGGGAGTAGTGACCCAGATGGGTTCCCTCGTCCTGGTCAAGCAGGACATGCCCACCGAAGGCAACCGCACCGTCGGCGATCTCATCGCCGAAGCGACAGCTCCCTCCAGGGCTGCACTTGAGGCACTCGACGTGGCGAGCGCAGCACTCGCCGCAGGAAACGACGCGGCCGATGCCTATTCCGCAGCGCTCGAGACCGCCACGCTATTGGATGCCTGGGATGCAGAAAGGCGCGTGGACATCGCACTTGCAGGCCTTGACGCTTGCAGCGACCGCGCTCGCATACTGTCGACCTTGTCGGTCGGGCAACGGTACCGGGTCCGGCTTGCCGTCGCACTTGGATCGACCCCTGACCTGCTCCTGCTGGACGAGCCCACGAACCACCTCGACGCTGCAGGACTGTCCTTCCTAACCGAACGACTGCGTGATCACCCCGGTGGCCTGGCTCTGGTCAGTCACGACCGCGCTCTGCTGCGTGATGTGGCGACTACCTTCCTGGATCTCGACCCGACCCGAGATGGCGTGCCGCGAACCTACTCGGGCGGCTACCAAGGCTGGATTGAAGGCCGCCGACGAGAACGCCTCGTGTGGGAACAGGACCACGCCGCCCAGGTCGCCCGGCACAATGAACTGACACGCGCTGCAGCCGAGGCACGCTCCCGCCTGTCTCAGGGGGGATGGAGACCTGACAAGGGCACAGGCAAGCACCAACGCGCCACACGCGCTGCTGGAGTGGTCCAAGCCTTCAACCGACGTATAGAAGACCTGAAACGTCATGAGATCGACGTGCCGGCACCGCCACTGCGTCTAGCGTGGCCCGCCTCGACAACTCGTGCCGGGCAGAGCATCATGAACGCCACCGAAGTTACTGTGAAGGACCGGTTGGACACTCCGGTGTCGGTTGACGTGAACGGCGGTGACCGGTTGGTGGTCACCGGACCAAACGGCGCGGGAAAGTCCACCTTGTTGGCAGTTCTTGCACAGCGTCTGGCCCCCACCACGGGACATGTGCGAGTGAACCCGAGAGCACGCATCACTCTGCTGTCTCAAGAGGTCTCCGACTGGGATCACTCCAGCCCCGCACACGAGGTCTACGAGGCGTACCTAACAAAGCTGGGCCGCCGATCTCAGGCGCCTACTCTCGGCTCGCTCGGGCTGCTCGAGGCCTCTGCAACCAACACGCCCGTGGGGCGCCTGTCGCAAGGACAGCAACGCCGACTCCACCTGGCCATGTGTCTGGCACAGGACCCAGACCTGCTGCTCCTGGACGAACCCACCAATCATCTGTCATCGAACCTCGTCGACGACATCACCACCGAGCTCCAACAGGCCTCCTGCGCGGTGATCGTCGCCACCCATGACCGGCAGATGCTCCACGACTTTTCCGACTGGCCCCACCTGAACCTTGACTTGAAGGACATGCCATGA
- the ccsB gene encoding c-type cytochrome biogenesis protein CcsB, which yields MLVNTTMAEMSDLTFRTAFIVYIVALIMAFIYYGRVNSVIEARREALAAQKANAEQKVLVGAGGPEVVEKQPLDNDTEARIANARKWAGMTQALIWVGVALHLVAFVTRGLAANRFPLGNLYEYILFMTAVIMVVAAVVVQRKGWHTVWPWLLFPMVIAMFLNSTVFHMQAAPVVPALQSYWLPVHVSSVSIGASIGLVSGAFTLLYLLRMRQPRGSEHGFFGAIARPLPDAKTLDQIAYKTAVVTLPLFGIGIVFGAIWAEVAWGRFWGWDAKETVSMITWILYAAYLHARATAGWKSTAAAWINVFAMAMTVFNMTFVNTVIAGLHSYAGLN from the coding sequence ATGCTTGTGAACACCACCATGGCGGAGATGTCTGACCTGACATTCCGCACCGCTTTCATCGTCTACATCGTGGCGCTGATCATGGCGTTCATCTACTACGGCCGCGTCAACAGCGTCATCGAGGCGCGACGCGAAGCCCTGGCCGCGCAGAAGGCCAATGCCGAGCAGAAGGTGCTGGTTGGCGCGGGCGGGCCGGAGGTCGTGGAGAAGCAGCCGCTCGACAACGACACCGAGGCGCGCATCGCCAACGCCCGCAAATGGGCCGGTATGACTCAGGCGCTGATCTGGGTCGGCGTGGCGCTGCACCTGGTGGCGTTTGTCACCCGCGGCCTGGCCGCGAACCGCTTCCCGCTGGGCAACCTGTACGAATACATCCTGTTCATGACCGCCGTGATCATGGTCGTCGCCGCCGTGGTGGTGCAGCGCAAAGGCTGGCACACCGTGTGGCCGTGGCTGCTGTTTCCCATGGTCATCGCCATGTTCTTGAACTCCACGGTGTTCCACATGCAGGCCGCGCCCGTCGTGCCGGCGCTGCAGTCCTACTGGCTGCCGGTGCACGTCTCCTCCGTGTCCATCGGTGCGTCCATCGGCCTGGTTTCCGGCGCGTTCACCCTGCTGTACCTGCTGCGCATGCGGCAGCCGCGCGGCAGCGAACACGGCTTCTTCGGCGCCATCGCGCGCCCCTTGCCGGACGCGAAGACGCTGGACCAGATTGCGTACAAAACCGCTGTGGTGACGCTGCCGCTGTTCGGCATCGGCATTGTCTTCGGCGCCATCTGGGCCGAGGTGGCCTGGGGCCGCTTCTGGGGCTGGGATGCCAAGGAGACCGTCTCCATGATCACCTGGATCCTCTACGCCGCCTACCTCCACGCCCGCGCCACCGCCGGCTGGAAGTCCACCGCGGCGGCCTGGATCAACGTCTTCGCCATGGCCATGACCGTGTTCAACATGACTTTCGTGAACACCGTGATCGCCGGCCTCCACTCCTACGCGGGGCTGAACTAG
- a CDS encoding ATP-binding cassette domain-containing protein: MAVIELENITKSYGSFEALRGVNLAVREGEVTCVLGDNGAGKSTLIKILSGLHQPTSGTMLIDGSASTLTSPRDAIDAGIATVHQTLAIVDELSVWRNFFLGQELTGPLGVLRQAEMKRICSEQLLEMGIDIPDVDVEAGNLSGGQRQVVAIARAVYFGARMLILDEPTAALGVKQSGMVLRMVAAARDRGIAVVLVTHNPHHAYLVGDHFTILKLGRQELDAPRADVTLEELTHQMAGGGELEALSHELGRG; this comes from the coding sequence GTGGCTGTCATCGAACTGGAAAACATCACCAAGTCCTACGGCAGCTTCGAGGCGCTGCGCGGCGTCAACCTCGCCGTGCGCGAAGGCGAAGTCACCTGCGTGCTCGGCGACAATGGCGCCGGCAAATCCACCCTGATCAAAATCCTGTCGGGCCTGCATCAACCCACCTCGGGCACCATGCTTATCGACGGCTCCGCCTCCACCCTCACCTCCCCCCGCGACGCCATCGACGCCGGCATCGCCACCGTGCACCAAACGCTCGCGATCGTGGACGAGCTCAGCGTCTGGCGCAACTTCTTCCTCGGCCAAGAACTCACCGGCCCGCTCGGCGTCCTGCGCCAAGCCGAGATGAAGCGGATCTGCTCCGAGCAACTGCTGGAGATGGGCATTGACATCCCCGACGTCGACGTCGAAGCCGGCAACCTCTCCGGCGGCCAGCGCCAAGTCGTCGCCATCGCCCGCGCCGTCTACTTCGGCGCCCGGATGCTCATCCTCGACGAGCCCACCGCCGCCCTCGGCGTCAAACAATCCGGCATGGTCCTGCGCATGGTCGCCGCCGCCCGCGACCGCGGCATCGCCGTCGTGCTTGTCACCCACAACCCCCACCACGCCTACCTCGTCGGCGACCACTTCACCATCTTGAAGCTGGGCCGCCAGGAGCTCGACGCACCCCGCGCGGACGTGACGCTCGAAGAGCTGACCCACCAGATGGCCGGCGGCGGCGAACTCGAAGCGCTCAGCCACGAGCTGGGCCGGGGCTGA
- a CDS encoding DUF4229 domain-containing protein, whose translation MTDQVSPQVDPEAKSRATKAVALYGLDRLLLFLALTVAIQLLAVLVGAPVPVIMSALLALIVAFPLSMLVFKRHRIRANEAVAELKRQRAARKDWIQTELAER comes from the coding sequence GTGACTGACCAAGTTTCTCCGCAGGTGGATCCGGAGGCGAAATCCCGGGCCACCAAGGCCGTGGCGCTGTACGGTTTGGACCGCCTGCTGTTGTTTCTCGCGCTGACTGTGGCGATTCAGCTGCTGGCGGTGCTCGTGGGCGCGCCGGTGCCGGTGATTATGTCGGCGCTGCTGGCGCTGATTGTGGCTTTTCCGCTGTCCATGCTCGTGTTCAAGCGGCACCGCATCCGTGCGAATGAGGCGGTGGCGGAGCTGAAGCGGCAGCGCGCGGCGCGCAAGGACTGGATTCAAACGGAGCTGGCTGAGCGCTAG
- a CDS encoding helix-turn-helix domain-containing protein produces MSDAHHKPRNKQGKPASDDPVLIALGEQIASRRRTSGRLQQDVADAAGVSRSTLHTIEHGGAGVRWEKVIAVAEALGLRMVFTEK; encoded by the coding sequence ATGAGCGACGCCCACCACAAGCCCCGCAACAAGCAGGGCAAACCCGCCAGCGACGACCCGGTGCTCATCGCGCTGGGGGAGCAGATTGCCTCTCGACGCCGCACCTCCGGCCGCCTCCAACAAGACGTCGCCGACGCCGCTGGAGTCTCCCGCTCCACCCTGCACACCATCGAGCACGGCGGTGCCGGGGTGCGCTGGGAGAAGGTCATCGCCGTCGCCGAGGCCCTGGGGCTGCGGATGGTGTTCACCGAGAAGTAG
- the galE gene encoding UDP-glucose 4-epimerase GalE has translation MKVLITGGAGYIGSTIASCCADAGITPVILDDFSTGLRTFGRRFDCYEGDIADVALLERVLTEHPDIDAVIHCAAKIVVPESVAQPLAYYDNNVGKAITLLQTLERFGVRRFVLSSTASVYEPGPDYMVDETSAVNPQSPYAASKWLLERVLADEAATGRMSAVALRYFNPIGADPQLRTGLQNPAPSHALGKMISAHEAGQAFTVTGVDWPTRDGSGLRDYIHVWDLARAHVAVLERFDAAASGGYGVINLGTGQGTTVFELAEAFGEASGTPLEVVTGPARPGDVVGSASRTDKAREVLGWSPQRSLVEGVRDSLAWSRKLPDVLAQEARR, from the coding sequence GTGAAAGTACTGATCACCGGCGGCGCCGGATACATCGGGTCCACCATCGCCTCCTGCTGCGCCGACGCGGGCATCACGCCTGTGATTCTGGACGATTTCTCCACCGGGCTGCGCACCTTCGGCCGCCGCTTCGACTGCTACGAAGGTGACATCGCCGACGTGGCGCTGCTCGAGCGGGTACTCACCGAGCACCCCGACATCGACGCCGTCATCCACTGCGCAGCCAAAATCGTCGTGCCCGAGTCGGTGGCGCAGCCGCTGGCCTACTACGACAACAACGTGGGCAAAGCGATCACGCTGCTGCAAACGCTGGAGCGCTTCGGCGTGCGCCGCTTCGTGCTGTCCTCCACCGCCTCCGTGTACGAGCCGGGGCCGGACTACATGGTCGACGAAACCAGCGCGGTGAACCCCCAGAGTCCTTACGCGGCGTCGAAGTGGCTGCTCGAGCGCGTCCTGGCGGACGAAGCCGCCACGGGCCGCATGAGCGCTGTCGCGCTGCGCTACTTCAACCCCATCGGGGCGGACCCGCAGCTGCGCACCGGGCTGCAAAACCCGGCGCCCTCCCACGCGCTGGGCAAGATGATCTCCGCCCACGAGGCAGGTCAAGCGTTCACCGTCACCGGCGTGGACTGGCCCACTCGCGACGGCTCCGGCTTGCGCGACTACATCCACGTCTGGGACCTCGCCCGCGCCCACGTGGCAGTGCTGGAGCGCTTCGACGCGGCGGCGTCCGGCGGCTACGGGGTGATCAACCTCGGCACCGGCCAGGGCACGACCGTCTTCGAGCTCGCCGAGGCGTTCGGGGAAGCCAGTGGCACGCCGCTTGAGGTTGTCACCGGCCCCGCCCGCCCCGGCGACGTGGTGGGCAGCGCCTCGCGCACCGACAAGGCCCGCGAAGTGCTGGGGTGGTCCCCGCAGCGCTCACTTGTCGAGGGGGTGCGCGACTCCCTCGCCTGGTCCCGCAAGCTGCCAGACGTCCTGGCCCAGGAGGCACGCCGATGA